One Candidatus Berkiella cookevillensis DNA window includes the following coding sequences:
- a CDS encoding multidrug effflux MFS transporter gives MANVRVLLFPLSLVFLEIATYLANDMYLPGLPTIANEFNASQDFAQYTLLVWFLGSSSLQLITGPLSDRYGRKSILLLGSLLFTFSSFICAVTVDITILLIARFIQGSTICAVVVSGYAAVHELYDSKKAIKIIAIMGAVTVLAPALGPLAGAIIIEISNWRTIFWILFIWGACATCSLIFFMPETNTQRLTINVKETIKDYLRISFRKKFLTYMLPYSFLLLGFISWIVESPFIILETLNRSSIEFGWIQVLVFCVFIIGAQITRILIEKTSSNFTITIGLTLACVGGILLALCGIAYSEHLYFMVLCMMIISLGSSIAFGPLNRGAIDACNEPMGRRTAIFSTYVSLFGVFSVLLVTIFNDKTISNLSFLISATILLASGIYLKMNRSLMQD, from the coding sequence ATGGCTAATGTAAGAGTTTTATTATTTCCGCTATCTTTGGTTTTTCTAGAGATTGCGACTTACTTAGCCAATGATATGTATTTACCAGGATTACCAACCATTGCAAATGAATTTAATGCATCGCAAGATTTTGCCCAGTATACTTTGCTCGTATGGTTTTTAGGCTCATCCTCTTTGCAACTCATAACAGGACCACTTTCAGATAGATATGGCCGTAAAAGTATATTACTCCTTGGTAGCTTATTATTCACTTTCTCATCATTCATTTGTGCAGTGACTGTTGATATAACCATCTTGTTGATAGCTCGATTTATTCAAGGCAGCACAATATGTGCGGTTGTGGTATCTGGGTATGCTGCTGTGCATGAGCTTTACGATTCCAAAAAAGCAATAAAGATAATAGCTATTATGGGGGCTGTAACTGTTTTGGCACCTGCTTTAGGGCCATTAGCGGGAGCTATTATTATTGAAATAAGTAATTGGAGAACAATTTTTTGGATATTATTTATCTGGGGCGCTTGTGCAACTTGTTCTTTAATATTTTTTATGCCGGAAACAAATACCCAAAGGCTTACAATAAATGTCAAAGAAACTATAAAAGATTATCTACGAATATCTTTCAGAAAAAAATTCTTAACGTATATGTTGCCCTATAGCTTTCTGTTACTTGGCTTTATATCTTGGATTGTAGAAAGCCCATTTATTATTTTAGAGACGTTAAACAGAAGTAGTATTGAGTTTGGATGGATACAGGTTCTTGTGTTTTGTGTCTTTATTATAGGTGCCCAGATAACCCGCATTTTGATTGAAAAGACCAGTTCAAATTTTACGATTACAATAGGCCTAACGTTGGCCTGTGTTGGAGGAATACTATTAGCACTGTGTGGTATTGCATATTCTGAACATTTATATTTCATGGTTCTTTGTATGATGATAATTTCACTGGGATCATCTATTGCATTTGGGCCATTAAATAGAGGTGCAATAGATGCGTGCAATGAGCCAATGGGTAGAAGAACGGCCATTTTTTCAACCTATGTATCGTTATTCGGCGTTTTTTCTGTATTATTAGTGACAATATTTAATGATAAGACAATATCAAATCTATCCTTTCTTATCTCTGCAACTATATTACTTGCGAGTGGCATTTATTTGAAAATGAATAGATCATTGATGCAAGACTAG
- a CDS encoding protein kinase domain-containing protein, translating into MENSRFKLVPGRILGRNYRVLSYLGNGWEGEVYKVEECRTGIIRAAKLFYKHCYDFSKPHIYYAQKLYRLRTCPIIIQYHNQDVVTVKKELVDFLISDYVTGEVLSTFISKQKNKRLQPFEALHLFYALVQGIEHIHFQGEYHGDLHTDNIMVIRKGLNFEVKLIDLLHLGRPTRAKIQQDVYDLIQVLYEMIGEQKYYHMMPDYIKSIILGRKKNLIAKKFKMAGHLRLHIENVDW; encoded by the coding sequence ATGGAAAACTCTCGATTTAAGTTAGTTCCCGGGAGGATTTTAGGTCGTAATTATCGAGTACTAAGCTATTTGGGTAATGGCTGGGAAGGAGAGGTTTATAAAGTAGAGGAGTGTAGAACAGGGATCATACGTGCAGCAAAACTATTTTATAAACATTGTTATGATTTTAGTAAACCACATATTTACTACGCTCAAAAATTATACCGTTTAAGAACATGCCCAATTATCATTCAATACCATAATCAGGATGTTGTAACAGTCAAAAAAGAACTTGTAGATTTTTTAATATCAGATTATGTAACAGGGGAAGTATTATCAACTTTTATCAGTAAGCAAAAAAATAAACGACTACAGCCATTCGAAGCTTTGCACTTGTTTTATGCTTTAGTGCAAGGCATTGAACATATTCATTTCCAAGGTGAGTATCATGGCGATCTGCATACTGATAACATTATGGTTATACGCAAAGGACTCAATTTTGAAGTAAAATTGATTGACTTACTACATTTAGGTAGACCAACCCGTGCGAAAATACAGCAAGATGTTTACGATTTAATCCAAGTACTGTATGAAATGATTGGGGAACAAAAATACTACCATATGATGCCAGATTATATAAAAAGCATTATATTAGGAAGAAAGAAAAATTTGATTGCTAAAAAATTCAAGATGGCAGGGCATCTAAGGTTACATATTGAAAATGTAGATTGGTAA